In the genome of Streptomyces fagopyri, the window CGGTGGTGATCTTGTCGCCGGTGTGGCGCCACTTCGGCTCCTTGTCGACGGTCTGGGTCGTGAGGGACCGCAGTCTGCGGACCACCGCGCCGTACGCGCCGCTGGCCTTGGTGGACAACTTCGCGCCGGGGGGCTCGTCCATGAAGGGCATGAACTTGTCCGGGAACCCGGGCATGGTGCAGGCGATGCAGATGCCGCCGACGTTCGGGCACCCGCCGATGCCGTTCATCCAGCCGCGCTTGGGCACGTTGCACTTGACGACCGGGCCCCAGCAACCCAGCTTCACCAGGCACTTGGGCGAGTCGTAGGTGGTCGCGAACTCGCCCTGCTCGTAGTAGCCCGCCCGGTCGCAGCCCTCGTGCACGGTGGCGCCGAACAGCCACGCGGGGCGCAGCTTGTCGTCGAGGGGGATCATCGGGGCGGAGCCGGCCGCCTGGTAGAGCAGGTAGGTCAGCGTCTCGGCGAAGTTGTCCGGCTGGATCGGGCAGCCGGGGACACAGACGATGGGGATGCCGGCGTGCGACGTCCAGTCCCAGCCGAGGTAGTCGGGCAGGCCCATCGCGCCGGTCGGGTTGCCCGCCATGGCGTGGATGCCGCCGTAGGTGGCACAGGTGCCGATGGCGACGACGGCCAGCGCCTTGGGCGCGAGCCGGTCGATCCACTCGCTGGTCGTGATCGGCTGGCCGGTCGCCGGGTCGTCCCCGAAGCCGGACCAGTAGCCCTCGGGCTTGATCGACTCATTGGGGATGGACCCCTCGACCACCAGCACGAACGGGTCGATCTCGCCCCGCTCCCCCTTGAAGAACCACTCGATGAACGTGTCCGCGCCGCCGACCGGACCGCATTCGAAGTCGATGAGGGGCCAGTGGACGGCGATCTTCGGCAGGCCGGGCAGGCCGCCGAGGGCGATCTGCTCGATGCTCGGCTGCATCGCGGCCGTCAGCGCGACCGAGTCTCCGTCGCAGCTCAGCCCCGCGTTGATCCAGAGGATGTGGATCGTGGGGGTCTCGTCGGCAGGCGCACCACCGGCGTCCGTGGCGCCGGCCGTGCTCGGCGTCGTCGCTGTCATGGGACCGCCTCCTCGGGGAGGTGAGGGATGAGATCCCCTGAAGGGCCGAAAGCCCTTTTGGGGATTAAAGCCTTCAATTCGACCATCAGCTCTCTTGCTACCACCCCTCCGCTCGCGAGGGGCTGCGATGACCGTCCATTCCAGTGACGGGAGGCTGTCCGCACGGTTCGGGATTCGGTGCGCGACGGCCGGCGTGCGGCGCGTCCGGGGCGTCCAGGGCGTCCAGGGCGTCCAGGGCGTCCAGGGCACGGTCGCCTGCTCCGCTCCGGCGCTCGGACCTGTCCGGTCTCCCCGCCCCGGCCGGTCCGGAGAACCGCCGGGCCCCGCCGGCCGGCGTCGCTCCGGATCGCCCGTTCGAGTGAGAGGCGTATCCGGTCGCCGGGCGGGGACGCGCATGACGGACTCCCCGCGGCGACGGTACGGGCGCCAGGGCCCCGGTCGACTGCGATGGTGGGACACGGGGTACGACGCGTCCCGGGCGACAGGCGGTGGGGTCACCCGAAAGCGGGGGCCGAGCCGCCACCCGGCGGCGGGCCGGGCAGGCGCCGCCCGCCGGGCGCCGCCGCGGGTTCCGGGACGCCGTTCAGAAGCTGGGCACGCGGGACAGCAGGGTCACCAGTCGTTCGGCGGGGGCGAACAGGGGTTCCAAGCGTTCGTACTCGGCGGCCTCGTCCGCCGACGCGAGGACACGTCCGGGGGTCAGTGCGGCATGCAGGGCGAGGCCGCGCCCGACGATCGCGTGGTGCAGGATCCACAGGACCGGAACGGTCACGCCCGCGGGCTCGTGCCCGCAGGCGACCAGGGCGACCGCGCCACGCAGGTTCTCGGTGACGGCGACCTTCGCGATGACGTCCTCGAAGGGTTCGACCAGGGAGTCCAGCGGTACGGGCCCACCCCCGGCGGACGGCAGGCGGTCGCACTTCGTGAACACCAGCACGAACGGCGTCAGCCGCCCGTCGCGCTCGGCCAGGGCCCGCTGCACCAGCGCGCCCATACGGCGCAGGTCGGCGCGGTACGGCTCGTCACCGAGCAGTCGGGGCGCGTCGGCGAACACCATGATCCCGTCCGCGCGGGACAGGCCGAGGAGCAGCCGTTCCCCGCCCTGCCCCGCGAGGTACCGGTGGTCACGCCAGCGCACCGGCAGCACGGCGCGCCCCTGATAGTGGAGCAGCAGTTCGAGGACCTCTCGCCGCCCACCGCCGGGACGGCGCCCCCTCAGCACCTCCTCGGCCGCCGAGGTGAGTTCCTCGCGCAGGGACGCCTCGCGGGCACGGAGTCCGAAGCCCTGGATGCCGTCGCGCATCGCCGCGTACATCAGCGAGAGGTAGCTGCTCTTCCCCACCCCGCCGTGTCCCAGCATCACGATGTCCATAGGGCTCCTTCGGCTGGCGCGCGGGCGGCCGGGCCATGGTGGCGGAGCGAACCGGACAAGAACCGGTCAGGTGACCGGTTGCCGGGACAAGGCGTGACGAGTCGAGACACCGCGAGGGGAATACGTACACTCTTTCGACCTCAAGGGTGTTCTGTCCATCTGATTCACCGACAACTCTTTTGTGCGCTAAGTTCCTCGCACCGGCACGCCGGTCCGTGCACGAAGCGGACGGTGTCGACCGAGGGGGGACCGTATGCGCGACCACACTCATTCCAGTCCC includes:
- a CDS encoding NADH-quinone oxidoreductase subunit B family protein, encoding MTATTPSTAGATDAGGAPADETPTIHILWINAGLSCDGDSVALTAAMQPSIEQIALGGLPGLPKIAVHWPLIDFECGPVGGADTFIEWFFKGERGEIDPFVLVVEGSIPNESIKPEGYWSGFGDDPATGQPITTSEWIDRLAPKALAVVAIGTCATYGGIHAMAGNPTGAMGLPDYLGWDWTSHAGIPIVCVPGCPIQPDNFAETLTYLLYQAAGSAPMIPLDDKLRPAWLFGATVHEGCDRAGYYEQGEFATTYDSPKCLVKLGCWGPVVKCNVPKRGWMNGIGGCPNVGGICIACTMPGFPDKFMPFMDEPPGAKLSTKASGAYGAVVRRLRSLTTQTVDKEPKWRHTGDKITTGYRPPW